The following are from one region of the Dehalococcoidia bacterium genome:
- the hpt gene encoding hypoxanthine phosphoribosyltransferase, which yields MARAELGETILTEEAIQRRVRELGAAITRDYAGREVVLVGVLKGAAMFLVDLARAIELPVTMDFMAISSYGPSTETSGIVRILKDLDESIEGKDVLVVEDIVDSGLTLRYILDYLQARSPASLRVCALLDKQAPRRADVALDYTGFLIPNRFVVGYGLDYAENYRNLPFVAELRLVSDDGGMPEPL from the coding sequence ATGGCCAGAGCAGAGCTGGGCGAGACGATCCTAACTGAGGAGGCTATCCAGCGCCGCGTCCGCGAACTGGGCGCAGCGATCACCCGTGACTATGCCGGGCGCGAGGTGGTTCTTGTTGGGGTCCTGAAAGGCGCGGCGATGTTCCTCGTTGACCTTGCCCGCGCGATCGAGCTGCCGGTGACCATGGACTTCATGGCGATCAGCAGCTACGGCCCGAGCACTGAGACGAGCGGGATCGTTCGCATTCTCAAAGATCTTGACGAGAGCATCGAAGGGAAAGACGTCCTCGTCGTTGAAGATATCGTCGATAGCGGGCTCACCCTGCGCTACATTCTTGACTATCTTCAAGCACGGAGCCCGGCGAGCCTGCGGGTGTGCGCGCTCCTCGACAAACAGGCGCCGCGCCGCGCGGACGTCGCGCTCGACTACACTGGTTTTCTCATCCCGAACCGGTTTGTGGTCGGCTACGGGCTCGACTACGCCGAGAACTACCGCAATCTCCCGTTCGTCGCCGAGTTGCGCCTTGTGAGCGACGATGGCGGAATGCCGGAACCCCTTTGA
- the tilS gene encoding tRNA lysidine(34) synthetase TilS produces MTDPVTAAVQHALASGLLARDQRVVVGVSGGPDSVALLLALHAAALPVVAAHLNHRLRGEESDDDEAAVRAIASARGIPLHVERADPTRFERGNLEERARAERYAFLARTARAVGAAAIAVGHTADDQIETLFLRLLRGAGPAGLGGMAPRASLTQLTGDDLPIVRPLLDVPRDATLAYCRAQGIEPRLDTSNVSDRFLRNRLRRRFLPALLRENPRLRERLTATMALLRDQHAFIRSEVERRWSEVAGPSEHSLRVDPLTRWPAALASEAIRRAAEQLTGPPSPLTLEHVARVLDAARAGAPRRLHLPRDLEAVITGPLLELRRRRAPAPPPAVLLTVPGTARFGPWELRADRRIATDVRRTSGPLSVWVRSAGPFLIRARRPGDRFRPLGGAGTVKVQDELVNRKTPRDERDFLPVVTAEERIVWLVGSRVSAEEAVMEGAPATWIEARRDAGASSLLQSSAGEGDGQSRAGRDDPN; encoded by the coding sequence ATGACGGACCCGGTCACGGCGGCAGTCCAGCACGCCCTTGCGAGCGGGCTGCTTGCACGCGACCAGCGGGTCGTCGTCGGCGTCTCGGGCGGCCCAGACTCGGTCGCCCTGCTCCTCGCGCTCCACGCCGCCGCGCTGCCCGTCGTCGCCGCTCACCTCAACCACCGCCTGCGCGGCGAGGAGTCTGACGACGACGAAGCGGCGGTGCGCGCAATTGCGAGCGCTCGCGGCATTCCGCTCCATGTTGAGCGCGCCGACCCCACGCGCTTTGAGCGCGGCAACCTCGAGGAACGGGCTCGAGCGGAGCGCTACGCTTTTCTCGCCCGAACCGCCCGTGCCGTCGGCGCCGCCGCGATCGCAGTCGGTCACACTGCCGACGACCAGATCGAGACCCTCTTCCTTCGCCTCCTCCGCGGTGCCGGTCCTGCCGGCCTCGGGGGAATGGCGCCGCGCGCCTCCCTCACGCAGCTGACTGGCGACGACCTTCCGATCGTCCGCCCTCTGCTCGACGTCCCCCGCGATGCCACTCTCGCCTACTGCCGCGCGCAGGGGATCGAGCCCCGTCTCGACACCTCGAACGTCTCTGACCGCTTTCTCCGAAATCGCCTGCGGCGGCGCTTCCTGCCGGCACTCCTTCGCGAGAACCCGCGTCTGCGCGAGCGCCTCACCGCAACAATGGCGCTGCTGCGCGACCAGCATGCCTTCATCCGGAGCGAGGTCGAGCGCCGCTGGAGCGAGGTAGCCGGCCCGAGCGAGCACTCACTGCGCGTCGATCCGCTCACGCGCTGGCCGGCCGCGCTGGCGAGCGAGGCGATCCGGCGCGCCGCCGAGCAGCTGACCGGCCCGCCTTCGCCGCTCACGCTCGAGCACGTCGCGCGCGTGCTCGACGCCGCGCGCGCTGGCGCGCCGCGCCGCCTCCACCTCCCTCGCGACCTCGAGGCTGTTATTACCGGCCCCCTTCTCGAACTACGGCGGCGGCGCGCGCCGGCACCGCCGCCTGCCGTTCTCCTAACCGTTCCCGGGACGGCGCGTTTCGGCCCCTGGGAGCTGCGCGCCGACCGCCGCATCGCCACCGATGTCCGCCGCACAAGCGGTCCCCTCAGTGTCTGGGTGCGCAGCGCGGGGCCGTTCCTCATCCGCGCTCGCCGCCCCGGCGACCGCTTTCGTCCGCTTGGCGGCGCGGGAACGGTGAAGGTCCAGGACGAACTCGTGAATCGGAAGACGCCGCGCGACGAGCGCGATTTCCTGCCCGTGGTAACCGCGGAAGAGCGGATCGTGTGGCTTGTCGGCAGCCGGGTCAGCGCCGAGGAGGCGGTGATGGAGGGCGCGCCGGCGACGTGGATCGAGGCGCGGCGCGACGCTGGAGCCAGCTCTCTGCTACAGTCTAGCGCCGGGGAAGGCGATGGCCAGAGCAGAGCTGGGCGAGACGATCCTAACTGA
- a CDS encoding site-2 protease family protein, producing the protein MNGTASTNNTSPRRDPPPTMGSFTIGRVFGIPIRIHFTFFLLLAFLGWLEAQQSGNVFLELAFIVSLFGCVLLHELGHALTARAYGIRTVDITLYPIGGIARLSSMGKPNQEFWIALAGPMVNVAIAAVLWGGMVVVVGRPPALGPFFTEDFVQRVFIANVLLAAFNLLPAFPMDGGRILRALLAQRLGIARGTRIAATVGQMFAVVFGIVGLFSLNLFLVLIAFFLFIGASGEAVMAQTQDVLAGARVRDAMITRFDTLRHGQVLGDAAELLISGTQQDFPVVFGDQVLGVLPRDRLLAALARGGRDTYVSEAMVRDFVRVTPNDDLAVALEHFASSRIPLLVFDDGHLVGMLTPENVSEFVMIRQSLAQASLMSRM; encoded by the coding sequence ATGAACGGAACTGCGTCGACCAACAACACGTCGCCCCGCCGCGACCCGCCGCCGACGATGGGGTCGTTCACCATCGGCCGGGTGTTCGGCATTCCGATCCGGATCCATTTCACCTTCTTCTTACTCCTCGCATTTTTAGGCTGGCTGGAAGCGCAGCAAAGCGGCAATGTCTTCCTCGAGCTGGCGTTCATTGTCTCACTGTTCGGCTGCGTTCTGCTGCACGAACTGGGGCACGCCTTGACCGCGCGCGCCTACGGCATCCGCACGGTTGACATCACGCTCTATCCGATCGGGGGCATTGCGCGGCTGAGCAGCATGGGGAAGCCGAACCAGGAGTTCTGGATCGCCCTTGCCGGACCGATGGTCAATGTCGCGATCGCCGCGGTCTTGTGGGGAGGCATGGTGGTGGTGGTCGGGCGTCCGCCAGCGCTCGGCCCCTTCTTCACCGAAGATTTCGTCCAGCGCGTCTTCATCGCGAATGTCTTGCTGGCCGCCTTCAACCTGCTGCCGGCATTTCCGATGGATGGGGGGCGCATCCTTCGCGCGCTTCTTGCGCAACGGCTGGGAATTGCCCGAGGAACGCGGATCGCGGCGACGGTCGGCCAGATGTTCGCGGTCGTCTTCGGCATCGTCGGGCTCTTTTCGCTCAATCTGTTCCTCGTGCTCATCGCGTTCTTCCTCTTCATTGGCGCATCAGGCGAAGCGGTGATGGCCCAAACTCAGGATGTGCTCGCAGGCGCGCGGGTGCGGGATGCGATGATCACGCGCTTCGACACGCTCCGCCACGGCCAAGTCTTGGGCGATGCCGCCGAACTGTTGATCTCCGGCACCCAGCAGGACTTTCCGGTCGTCTTTGGGGATCAAGTGCTCGGCGTGCTGCCGCGTGACCGGTTGCTGGCGGCTCTCGCGCGCGGAGGACGCGACACTTATGTCTCCGAGGCGATGGTGCGCGATTTCGTGCGTGTTACGCCGAATGATGACCTCGCCGTCGCTCTCGAGCATTTTGCTTCGAGCCGCATTCCCCTCTTGGTCTTCGACGATGGCCACCTCGTCGGCATGCTCACCCCGGAAAACGTCAGCGAGTTTGTCATGATCCGTCAATCGCTGGCGCAGGCAAGCCTCATGAGCCGAATGTGA
- the sucD gene encoding succinate--CoA ligase subunit alpha, with translation MAILLDRTCRLVVQGITGREGSFHARISREFGTNVVAGVTPGRGGANVEGVPVFNTVEQAVRETGANTSLVSVPAAGVADAIVEAADAGISLIVCIADGVPTLDMVKVKPYLAKRGARLIGPNCPGVTSPGEKARVGIMPTYMFRPGGVGVVSRSGTLTYEAVALLTHNGLGQSTAVGIGGDPVNGTNFIEVLAMFEADPETQAIVLVGEIGGTAEEDAAAFIKEHVTKPVVAFIAGRSAPPGRRMGHAGAIISGGTGTAESKVAALEAAGAVVVDTHVKLGETMARVLRERGISA, from the coding sequence GTGGCGATCTTGCTTGACCGCACCTGTCGCCTCGTGGTCCAAGGGATTACCGGGCGCGAGGGCAGCTTTCATGCCCGCATCAGCCGCGAGTTCGGCACCAACGTCGTGGCCGGCGTCACCCCGGGCCGCGGCGGCGCCAACGTCGAGGGGGTTCCGGTTTTTAACACAGTGGAACAAGCAGTGCGCGAGACAGGCGCGAACACTAGCCTCGTCTCCGTGCCGGCAGCAGGGGTTGCCGACGCCATCGTAGAAGCGGCCGATGCGGGCATCTCTCTTATTGTCTGCATCGCTGATGGCGTGCCAACGCTCGACATGGTGAAGGTGAAACCGTACCTCGCCAAGCGAGGGGCGCGGCTGATTGGTCCAAATTGTCCCGGCGTCACCAGCCCCGGCGAGAAGGCGCGCGTCGGGATCATGCCGACCTATATGTTTCGCCCCGGCGGGGTCGGTGTCGTCTCGCGCAGCGGGACGCTCACCTACGAAGCAGTCGCTCTTCTGACTCACAACGGCCTTGGGCAATCCACGGCGGTCGGGATCGGGGGCGACCCGGTTAACGGGACGAATTTCATCGAAGTGCTCGCGATGTTCGAGGCCGACCCGGAGACGCAGGCGATCGTCCTTGTCGGGGAGATCGGCGGCACCGCCGAAGAGGATGCCGCTGCCTTCATCAAGGAGCATGTGACCAAGCCCGTGGTCGCTTTCATTGCCGGCCGGAGCGCTCCTCCCGGCCGGCGGATGGGGCACGCCGGCGCGATCATCAGCGGCGGCACCGGTACCGCGGAGAGCAAAGTGGCGGCGCTTGAGGCCGCCGGCGCCGTCGTTGTCGATACCCATGTCAAGCTGGGAGAGACGATGGCGCGGGTGCTGCGCGAGCGCGGGATCTCCGCCTAG
- the sucC gene encoding ADP-forming succinate--CoA ligase subunit beta — translation MKIHEFQAKSLLRDYGIPVPKGAVADTVREAIQIADDIGYPVVVKAQIHAGGRGKGGGIKLAANRDELEAAARSILGMKLKTPQTRPEGQHVHRVLIEEAMSPARELYLGITLDRKVGQVVVMASEAGGMEIEEVAAASPEKILRAHVDPTIGFLSFQGRDLGFRMGLPWEQVRQVADLIGRLVRLFEEKDCSLAEINPLVVTHDGRVLALDAKITFDDNALFRHPEIRAMRDLDEEDPLEVKASETGVAYVKLDGFVGCMVNGAGLAMATMDVIKLVGGAPANFLDVGAASADRVASAFRVILSDPDVKSILVNIFGGIARGDTIATGIIEAVREVGLNLPLVVRLDGTRAEEGKRMLAESGLPIIVATDLLDGARKAVEAARR, via the coding sequence ATGAAGATCCATGAATTCCAAGCGAAATCGTTGTTGCGCGACTACGGTATTCCCGTCCCAAAGGGCGCGGTCGCAGATACCGTTCGCGAAGCCATCCAGATTGCCGACGACATCGGCTATCCGGTCGTTGTCAAAGCCCAGATCCACGCCGGCGGCCGGGGCAAAGGGGGAGGCATCAAACTCGCCGCCAATCGCGATGAACTTGAGGCGGCGGCGCGGTCGATCCTCGGCATGAAGCTGAAAACCCCCCAGACCCGCCCAGAAGGCCAGCATGTCCATCGCGTCCTGATTGAAGAAGCGATGTCCCCCGCGCGCGAACTCTATCTCGGCATCACGCTGGATCGGAAAGTCGGCCAAGTGGTCGTGATGGCGAGCGAGGCGGGCGGCATGGAGATCGAAGAGGTTGCCGCTGCGTCGCCTGAGAAGATCCTGCGCGCGCATGTCGACCCGACGATCGGCTTCCTCAGCTTCCAAGGGCGCGACCTCGGCTTTCGAATGGGGTTGCCGTGGGAGCAGGTGCGCCAAGTGGCGGATCTGATCGGCCGCTTGGTTCGGCTGTTCGAAGAGAAAGACTGTTCCCTCGCCGAGATCAATCCCCTCGTTGTCACCCACGACGGGCGGGTGCTGGCGCTCGACGCCAAGATCACCTTCGATGACAATGCGCTCTTCCGCCATCCAGAGATCCGCGCGATGCGCGATCTCGACGAGGAAGACCCGCTCGAGGTCAAGGCGTCGGAGACCGGCGTTGCTTATGTCAAACTCGACGGCTTTGTCGGCTGCATGGTCAACGGGGCCGGCCTCGCGATGGCGACGATGGACGTGATCAAGCTGGTGGGCGGCGCGCCCGCCAACTTTCTCGATGTTGGGGCGGCGAGCGCTGACCGGGTGGCGAGCGCTTTTCGCGTCATCCTCTCTGACCCGGACGTGAAATCGATCCTGGTCAACATTTTTGGCGGCATCGCCCGCGGCGATACTATCGCGACCGGGATCATCGAGGCGGTGCGCGAAGTCGGCCTCAACCTTCCCCTCGTTGTTCGGCTCGATGGCACCCGCGCCGAAGAAGGAAAGCGCATGCTCGCCGAGTCGGGGCTGCCGATCATTGTCGCGACCGACCTGCTCGATGGTGCTCGGAAAGCGGTCGAGGCGGCCCGCCGATGA
- a CDS encoding Stp1/IreP family PP2C-type Ser/Thr phosphatase produces MGRTRIRVGAATDVGRTRSHNEDNYGLRVPDAGEVADRKGILLVICDGMGGHAAGEVASQLAVETILTRYYDSPADDPTEALIQAVTLANQKIFQQAAERPEQRGMGTTCVAVVLRGDELTVAHVGDSRAYLLRNGVLTRLTRDHSLVEEWVEKGVLPAAEADHHPMANVITRALGHGPTVQVEVRQERALLGDILMLCSDGLSGKVSEEAMRATLLQQADPKAAVADLIALANDAGGSDNISVIVARIEEIAPAGASANGDALEPTGRQTLRLAARARDDPSPRPMTTAAERAAAPSGRTLVIRGCSFVAAAALAVLLVIALVVAGALLGWIPGLRLVDAVPFWPSVATFR; encoded by the coding sequence ATGGGCCGCACCCGTATCCGGGTCGGCGCAGCGACTGACGTCGGTCGCACTCGCAGCCACAACGAAGACAACTACGGCCTCCGAGTGCCAGATGCGGGCGAGGTTGCCGACCGCAAGGGGATCCTCCTCGTTATCTGCGACGGAATGGGAGGACATGCTGCCGGCGAGGTCGCTTCGCAGCTCGCGGTGGAGACGATCCTAACGAGGTACTACGACAGCCCGGCAGATGACCCGACCGAAGCGCTGATCCAAGCGGTGACGCTCGCCAACCAAAAAATCTTCCAGCAGGCAGCGGAGCGCCCGGAGCAGCGCGGCATGGGCACCACCTGTGTTGCTGTCGTCCTGCGGGGCGATGAGTTGACAGTTGCCCACGTCGGGGATAGCCGCGCCTACCTGCTGCGCAACGGGGTGCTCACCCGCCTCACCCGCGACCACAGCCTTGTCGAGGAATGGGTGGAGAAGGGGGTCCTCCCCGCCGCCGAGGCAGATCACCACCCGATGGCTAACGTGATCACCCGCGCTCTCGGCCACGGGCCCACGGTCCAAGTCGAGGTCCGACAGGAACGCGCCCTCCTTGGCGACATTCTCATGCTCTGCTCCGACGGACTGTCGGGCAAGGTAAGCGAGGAGGCGATGCGCGCGACACTTCTCCAGCAAGCGGACCCGAAAGCGGCGGTGGCGGACTTGATCGCCCTCGCCAACGATGCTGGCGGCTCCGACAACATCAGCGTCATCGTGGCGCGGATCGAGGAGATCGCTCCCGCTGGCGCATCGGCGAACGGGGACGCGCTTGAGCCGACGGGGCGGCAGACGCTCCGCCTTGCTGCGCGCGCGCGCGACGATCCCTCTCCCCGTCCGATGACGACGGCAGCCGAGCGCGCTGCCGCGCCGTCGGGGCGCACCCTTGTGATCCGCGGCTGCTCTTTCGTCGCTGCCGCCGCGCTGGCGGTGCTGCTCGTCATTGCGCTCGTGGTCGCCGGCGCGCTCCTTGGCTGGATCCCCGGCCTCCGGCTGGTCGACGCCGTGCCCTTCTGGCCGTCGGTGGCGACGTTCCGCTAA